From Ailuropoda melanoleuca isolate Jingjing chromosome 8, ASM200744v2, whole genome shotgun sequence, a single genomic window includes:
- the LOC100471674 gene encoding 60S ribosomal protein L22-like 1 — protein sequence MAPKDNKPKKSIWKFNLDLTHPLEDGIFDSGNFERFLQEKVKVNGKAANLGNVVHIECFKNKITVVSEKQFSKTYLKYPTKKYLKKDNLRDWLCVVASDKETYKLRYFQISQNDDGSESEDYVKLPLTGFCLLIKQMKDAKERNI from the coding sequence ATGGCGCCAAAAGACAACAAGCCTAAGAAGTCAATTTGGAAGTTTAATTTGGACCTTACCCATCCATTAGAAGATGGCATTTTTGATTCTGGAAATTTTGAACGGTTTCTACAAGAGAAGGTTAAAGTCAATGGAAAAGCTGCAAATCTGGGGAATGTTGTTCATATTGAATGCTTCAAGAATAAAATCACAGTTGTTTCTGAGAAACAGTTCtctaaaacatatttgaaatatccTACCAAGAAATACCTTAAGAAGGATAATCTTCGTGATTGGCTTTGTGTGGTTGCATCTGACAAGGAGACTTATAAACTTCGTTACTTCCAGATTAGTCAAAATGACGATGGATCTGAGTCTGAAGACTATGTGAAGCTGCCCCTTACAGGGTTTTGCTTgctaataaaacaaatgaaggatgcaaaagaaagaaacatctag